TGATCGCCGGCACTACCCGGCAGGACAAGATCTCGCGCATCTACTCCCATCCGCAATCCTTCGCCCAGTGCCGCAAGTGGCTCGACGCCCATTATCCACAGGCCGAGCGCGTGCCGGTGTCGTCGAACGCCGAGGCCGCGCGGCTGGTCAAGAGCGAATGGCACAGCGCGGCGATCGCCGGCGACATGGCGGCCAAGCTCTATGAACTGGAGCGGGTCGCCGAGAAGATCGAGGATCGTCCCGACAACTCGACGCGCTTTCTGATCATCGGCCATCAGGACGTGCCGATGTGCGGCACCGACAAGACCTCGCTGGTGGTGGCGATGCGTAACCAGCCGGGCGCGCTGCACGACCTGCTCGAACCGTTCCACCGACATCAGATCGACATGACCCGCCTCGAGACCCGGCCGTCGCGCAGCGGGGTGTGGAACTACGTGTTCTTCATCGACTTCAAGGGCCACGTCGACCAGCCCGAGGTCGCCGCGCTGCTCGACGAGGTGCGCCTGCGCGCCGCCGAGATGAAGGTGCTGGGCTCCTACCCGCAGGGGGTGCTTTAGGTGGTGAAACGCAGCCATGCGGTGGCGAAACGCAGCCACGACACGCTGGAGCGAAGCCACGACGGCGCGCGGCAAGTCGCCGAATCGCGGATCCTGATCGTCGGCCTGGGCCTGA
The genomic region above belongs to Halomonas zincidurans B6 and contains:
- the pheA gene encoding prephenate dehydratase, encoding MSDTPVNLDALRERIDEIDTRILELISERARCAQRVAQVKTADDPQAVFYRPEREAQVLRRIMALNPGPLDAEEMARLFREIMSACLALEQPVKVAYLGPEGTFTQQAALKHFGESAVSLPMAAIDEVFREVEAGAVNYGVVPVENSTEGVVNHTLDSFMDSSLHICGEVVLRIHHHLLIAGTTRQDKISRIYSHPQSFAQCRKWLDAHYPQAERVPVSSNAEAARLVKSEWHSAAIAGDMAAKLYELERVAEKIEDRPDNSTRFLIIGHQDVPMCGTDKTSLVVAMRNQPGALHDLLEPFHRHQIDMTRLETRPSRSGVWNYVFFIDFKGHVDQPEVAALLDEVRLRAAEMKVLGSYPQGVL